In a genomic window of Hyphomicrobiales bacterium:
- the galE gene encoding UDP-glucose 4-epimerase GalE, whose product MTVLVTGGAGYIGSHMVWTLVDAGESVVVLDDLSTGFKWAIAPEAELVVGDIADEALLDDLMTTRGIDAVVHFAGSIIVPESVTDPLKYYLNNTAKSRTLIEACVRNGVKNFIFSSTAAVYGEPGSDPVSEDARFAPLSPYGTSKMMTEMMLADVAAAHDFRYTALRYFNVAGADPQGRTGQSTANATHLIKVACEAALGKRPHMSVFGTDYETPDGTGVRDYIHVSDLVEAHRLALVRLRETEQSAVMNCGYGKGFSVLQVIGAVKRVSGIDFAVQMGPRRAGDSPQVVARADKIRDVLGWQPAHDDLEEIVLHALTWEKNLATRNDR is encoded by the coding sequence ATGACTGTACTTGTGACGGGTGGGGCCGGCTATATCGGTAGCCACATGGTGTGGACGCTTGTCGATGCCGGTGAATCAGTGGTGGTTCTGGACGATCTGTCGACCGGGTTCAAATGGGCAATCGCGCCGGAGGCCGAACTCGTGGTCGGCGATATTGCCGATGAAGCATTGCTCGACGATCTGATGACGACGCGCGGCATCGATGCAGTGGTGCACTTCGCGGGCTCGATCATCGTGCCGGAGTCGGTGACGGACCCGCTCAAATACTATCTCAACAACACCGCCAAATCGCGCACCCTCATCGAGGCCTGCGTGCGCAATGGGGTGAAGAATTTCATCTTCTCGTCGACGGCCGCCGTTTATGGCGAGCCGGGCAGCGACCCTGTCAGCGAGGATGCGCGGTTCGCACCGCTGTCGCCGTATGGCACCTCCAAGATGATGACGGAAATGATGCTCGCCGATGTCGCGGCCGCGCACGACTTCCGTTACACGGCGTTGCGCTATTTCAACGTGGCCGGCGCCGACCCGCAGGGCCGCACCGGCCAGTCGACGGCCAATGCGACGCATCTCATCAAGGTTGCCTGCGAGGCTGCACTCGGAAAGCGGCCTCATATGTCGGTCTTCGGCACCGACTACGAGACGCCGGACGGCACCGGCGTGCGCGACTACATCCATGTGAGCGACCTCGTCGAAGCGCATCGGCTGGCGCTGGTGCGGTTGCGCGAGACCGAGCAGAGCGCGGTGATGAACTGTGGCTACGGCAAGGGGTTCTCGGTGCTGCAGGTGATCGGCGCGGTGAAGCGTGTGTCGGGCATTGATTTCGCGGTCCAGATGGGGCCACGGCGCGCGGGCGACTCGCCGCAGGTGGTGGCGCGTGCCGACAAGATCCGCGACGTTCTCGGCTGGCAGCCGGCGCATGACGATCTCGAGGAGATCGTGCTGCACGCTCTGACCTGGGAAAAGAATCTCGCCACGCGCAACGACCGCTAG
- a CDS encoding capsular biosynthesis protein CpsI — translation MTKTYLVTGSAGFIGSHVAGRLLDAGHRVVGLDCVNAYYDPALKEARLARLAARDGFTEARMALEDRDGVMALFADHKPDVVINLAAQAGVRHSLDAPFDYVDSNVTGFLALLEACRHHPVEHLVFASTSSVYGLNTAMPFSEHGPVGHPVSLYAATKRANELMAHCYGHLFGVPATGLRFFTVYGPWGRPDMALFKFTKAMLAGEPIDIYNHGRMKRDFTYIDDIAESVVRLCDKTPSANPDWNGDTPDPASSGTAPYRIFNIGNSAPVDLMAYIEALEEALGIEAIRNFMPMQPGDVAATWADTSDLEQTIAFRPSTSVKDGVAAFVAWYRDYYKV, via the coding sequence ATGACGAAAACTTATCTGGTGACCGGATCGGCCGGTTTTATCGGCAGCCACGTCGCCGGACGCCTTCTCGATGCGGGCCATCGCGTCGTCGGTCTCGACTGCGTCAACGCCTATTACGATCCGGCACTTAAGGAGGCCCGCCTCGCGCGTCTCGCCGCCCGCGACGGTTTCACCGAAGCCCGCATGGCGCTTGAAGATCGCGACGGCGTCATGGCGCTGTTCGCCGATCACAAGCCTGACGTGGTGATCAACCTCGCCGCCCAGGCCGGCGTCCGCCACAGCCTCGACGCACCGTTCGACTATGTCGACAGCAACGTCACCGGCTTCCTGGCGCTGCTCGAAGCGTGCCGCCATCACCCGGTCGAGCATCTGGTCTTTGCCTCGACCTCGTCGGTCTATGGCCTCAACACCGCGATGCCGTTCTCCGAGCATGGCCCGGTTGGCCATCCGGTATCGCTCTATGCCGCGACCAAGCGCGCCAACGAGCTGATGGCCCATTGCTACGGCCACCTGTTCGGCGTGCCGGCGACGGGTCTGCGCTTCTTCACCGTCTATGGTCCCTGGGGCCGCCCGGACATGGCGCTGTTCAAGTTCACCAAGGCGATGCTCGCCGGCGAGCCGATCGACATCTACAACCACGGCCGCATGAAGCGCGACTTCACCTATATCGACGACATCGCCGAATCCGTCGTGCGGCTGTGCGACAAGACACCGAGCGCGAACCCTGACTGGAACGGCGATACGCCGGACCCGGCGTCGAGCGGCACCGCGCCCTACCGCATCTTCAACATCGGCAATTCGGCCCCTGTCGATCTGATGGCTTATATCGAGGCGCTGGAGGAAGCTCTCGGCATTGAGGCGATCCGCAACTTCATGCCGATGCAGCCGGGCGACGTCGCCGCAACCTGGGCCGATACCAGCGATCTCGAGCAAACCATCGCGTTCCGCCCGTCGACATCGGTCAAGGACGGCGTTGCGGCTTTCGTTGCCTGGTATCGCGACTACTACAAGGTCTGA
- the galU gene encoding UTP--glucose-1-phosphate uridylyltransferase, with the protein MAKKIRKAVLPVAGLGTRFLPATKAMPKEMLTVVDRPIIQYVVDEALEAGIEHIVFVTGRNKSVIADHFDISYELQDTLTERGKTDALELLKTFLPSAGRTSFTRQQSPLGLGHAVWCAHDIIGDEPFAVLLPDVLVKAERGCLAQMIDAYEKTGGNIIAVEEVPEDLTFQYGVVDAKRTGSERVFPVTNMVEKPAPGTAPSNLIITGRYILQPEIFPILEAQDTGAGGEIQLTDAMLELMKKDPFTGVHFEGKTYDCGSKTGFLLANVAYALSREDIAPKFMPGLQKILDEQ; encoded by the coding sequence ATGGCAAAGAAAATCCGCAAAGCCGTTCTCCCCGTTGCCGGCCTTGGGACGCGTTTCCTACCGGCGACCAAAGCCATGCCGAAGGAAATGCTGACGGTCGTCGACCGGCCGATCATCCAGTACGTGGTCGACGAGGCGCTGGAAGCCGGTATTGAACACATCGTCTTCGTCACCGGCCGCAACAAGAGTGTCATCGCCGACCATTTCGACATCTCCTATGAATTGCAGGACACGCTGACGGAACGCGGCAAGACGGATGCGCTGGAACTGCTGAAGACCTTCCTGCCGAGCGCCGGCCGCACCAGCTTCACCCGCCAGCAATCGCCGCTCGGCCTCGGCCATGCGGTCTGGTGCGCCCACGACATTATCGGTGACGAGCCGTTCGCGGTGCTGCTGCCCGACGTCCTCGTCAAGGCCGAACGCGGTTGCCTGGCGCAGATGATCGACGCCTATGAAAAGACCGGCGGCAACATCATCGCGGTCGAGGAAGTGCCGGAAGATCTGACCTTCCAGTACGGTGTGGTCGACGCCAAGCGCACGGGCAGCGAACGCGTCTTCCCGGTGACCAACATGGTCGAAAAGCCGGCCCCGGGCACCGCCCCGTCGAACCTCATCATCACCGGTCGCTACATCCTGCAACCGGAGATCTTCCCGATCCTCGAAGCACAGGACACGGGCGCCGGCGGTGAGATCCAGCTGACCGACGCCATGCTCGAGCTGATGAAGAAGGATCCGTTCACGGGCGTGCATTTCGAAGGCAAGACCTACGACTGCGGTTCCAAGACCGGCTTCCTTCTGGCCAACGTCGCCTACGCCCTGTCGCGTGAAGACATCGCGCCGAAATTCATGCCGGGACTGCAGAAGATCCTCGACGAGCAATAA